Proteins encoded by one window of Leopardus geoffroyi isolate Oge1 chromosome X, O.geoffroyi_Oge1_pat1.0, whole genome shotgun sequence:
- the FAM120C gene encoding constitutive coactivator of PPAR-gamma-like protein 2 isoform X2 produces the protein MGVQGFQEFLEKRCPGAVVPVDLLKLARTVSRQQQQHQHRQLPPPAALAPGAPRTARGSAPLQPPLPPAALGAYSGGAGPTRHHHPAHHFHHHGQAHPGLHPPPPPLPGARVLVDAGSALPRLYGGYQTDWVCGGQWNAMLGYLSALCQACAYPGGDGLELVVMFPGGLGKDRLAEWGRRCQAERQTAQLIVGHVGNKGTPPPRAWFLPPACLSHCVRLALIRFRVKQAAIL, from the coding sequence ATGGGCGTCCAGGGCTTCCAAGAGTTCCTGGAGAAGCGCTGTCCCGGGGCCGTGGTGCCCGTGGACCTCCTCAAACTCGCGCGCACGGTCTCGCGCCAGCAGCAACAGCACCAGCATCGCCAGCTGCCGCCTCCGGCAGCGCTAGCTCCCGGGGCTCCACGCACCGCCAGGGGCTCTGCGCCTCTGCAACCGCCACTCCCGCCCGCTGCCTTGGGTGCCTACTCCGGGGGCGCGGGGCCGACTCGGCACCATCACCCCGCTCACCACTTCCACCACCACGGCCAGGCGCACCCTGGGCTGCACCCGCCGCCCCCTCCGCTGCCCGGGGCCCGGGTGCTTGTGGACGCGGGCTCGGCGCTTCCGCGGCTTTATGGTGGCTACCAGACGGATTGGGTGTGTGGTGGCCAATGGAACGCCATGCTGGGCTACTTGTCAGCGCTATGCCAGGCTTGTGCCTATCCCGGCGGCGACGGCCTGGAGCTGGTGGTCATGTTTCCCGGGGGCCTGGGAAAGGACCGGCTGGCCGAGTGGGGCCGTCGGTGCCAGGCCGAGCGGCAGACAGCGCAACTGATCGTGGGACACGTGGGCAACAAGGGCACCCCTCCTCCACGGGCCTGGTTCCTGCCACCGGCCTGCCTGAGCCACTGCGTGAGGCTAGCACTCATCCGCTTCCGGGTCAAG